The segment GAAGGGCGTGGAACTCAGGGGTGGCTTTGCCGGAAGCCTGCAATCTCCGATTGACTGGTACACGGGGTTTGCCGTGTCGGGCTATACGAAAAGGGCCAACCATTGGGTGGCTGGCGTGGAATACCTGCTGAAGAATTACGGCTATCGCGGGACTTCCGTTCCACGGGCCCAGTTTACGGCCGAGGGCGGTTATTACCTGAAGTTCCTGTCCGATCCGGCGAAGATATTCTTCCTTTCTGTCGGCGGTTCCGCCCTGGTGGGATATGAGACACTGAACTGGGGAGAAAAGGTTCTGTATGACGGTTCCATGCTTTCCCACCGGGATGCCTTCGTCTATGGCGGAGCCCTGACGCTGGAGCTGGAAAGCTATGTGACGGACCGTATCGTGCTGCTTGCCCATGTGCGTGAACGTGTGCTTTGGGGAAGTTCTCTGGGAAAGTTCACGACACAGTTCGGGCTTGGAGTCCGTTTCATCATCAATTAGACGCCTATGGATATAGAGATGATCAGAGGCATTCCCATTGAGGAATTCCTGTCCCGTCTGGGACAGGAGCCGGTCAGACGGCACGGCGACGAATGCTGGTATCTCTCCCCGTGCCGTGAGGAAAGGACACCTTCGTTCCATGTGAACACCCGCAAGGGTGTATGGCACGACTTCGGTACCGGGCATGGAGGCGACATCTTCACCCTTGCGGGAGAACTTTCGGGATGTGACGGCTTCATGGCTCAGGCGAGGTTCATCGCCGGAGTATATGGAGGCACAATACCTGAATATGCCGGACAGAAAAAAGGGAATAAAGGTATCAGGGCAGAAAAGCGGAAAGAGGCTTCCCGCTTTGAGGAAGTGGTACGGAGTCCCTTGTACTGCAATGTCCTGCTCGGTTATCTGAAAGGACGCGGCATTCCTGCCGAAATTGCCCGTGCAGAGTGCGAGGAAGTACGGTTCCGGCTGTACGGCAAGCGGTATTTTGCCGTAGGCTTCAGGAATATGAGCGGAGGCTATGAGCTACGGAGCAGGTTCATGAAATGGTGTCTGCCGCCCAAGGATATTTCGGTTATCCGCAATGGCTCGCTTACCTGCAACCTGTTTGAGGGTTTCATCGATTTCCTTTCGTGGAAGGTACTCGGCATCAGCCGCGGTGAGGACTATCTGGTCCTCAATTCGGTGGCCTTGCTTGAACGCTCGTTCCCTTATCTGGACCATTACGGGAAGATCCGGTGCTACATGGACAATGACGATGCCGGAAAAAGGACACTGGCCGTCCTTCGGAAACGCTACGGTGACAGGATTGACGACTGTTCCGACCTGTATGCCGGATGCAAGGACCTGAACGAATATCTGGAAAGCAATTTTCCGCCTGAACAGTAATTTTTTTTATAAACCGTTAAAACAAGAAATGAATATGAAACCGATTATGAACAAGAAAGGGCTGTTTGCCCTTGTATGCGCCCTGATGGGCATGACCTTCAGTATGTTGACCTCGTGCAGCGATGACCTTGACGTGCAGCAGTCCTATCCTTTTAAGGTGGAGACGATGCCGGTTCCCAAGCGTATCATGAAAGGCGAGACCGTGGAAATCCGCTGTGAACTGAAACGGGAAGGACGGTTCTCTGATGCCCGCTATACCATCCGCTGTTTCCAGCCGGACGGTGAAGGCAAGCTGCGCATGGACGACGGGATGGTGCTGCTGCCCAACGACCGTTATCCCCTGGACAGGGAAGTGTTCCGCCTTTATTACACCTCCGAGTGTGAGGACCAGCAGAGCATTGACATTTATTTTGAGGACAACAGCGAGCCGGCACAGCTTTTCCAGCTGACCTTCGATTTCAACAATGAGGCGGAGGATGAGGATACCGTGGTTACCTCTGGCGGCAAGGAACAGCCTGTCGTCATCGTGTCACAATGAACCTGACCTGCCTATGGGAATAAGAGCAAAATTGTTTGCGGCGTTTTTCGCCATCGCCTGCTTCGGGAGCATACCGTTGCGGGCGGAGAATCCGGTAAGGGAGAAACAGGACAGGTTCAGTCTTGCTGTCGAATGCATCAAGCGGTTCGAGGGCTGGCATTCTTCCCGGCATTACCCCTATGTAGGTTGGGGGCATTGCCTGCAACCGGGGGAAAGATATTCTGCCCATACCATGACAAGGCAACAGGCTGATGAACTTCTCAGGAAGGATTTACGTAAGTTCTGCGCCATGTTCAGGCAATTCGGAAAGGACTCTCTGCTGCTGGCCACACTTGCCTATAATGTCGGTCCGTACAGGCTTTTAGGTAGCAAGAAAATACCCAAGAGTAGTCTTGTCAAGAAGCTGGAGGCCGGGAACCGGAATATTTATAAGGAGTATGTCTCTTTCCGATGTTACAAAGGCAAGGTAGTTCCAAGTATCGAGCGAAGGAGGAAGGTGGAATATCTGCTGCTTTTTGAAGAATAAAAAAGAAGGGAGAATCTTTCGGTATCGAGCCGATTGGTTCTCCCTTTAATTTAATTTGAAATAATTTGGAGAATATTCTTTTATAATCGATATTTATCCATATTGTAGTCCTGAGGAGCATTATATTCTACATCTTTCTTTTTACCGCCAGAGAAGTTCCAACTTATTCCGAATGTAACCGAACAAGGAGCTGTCTCAGACCAACTTTGGTATAGAACATATTTATTACTCGTTACAGAAGAAGTGCGTCTTCTTGCAACAAGATTTTTCCCAGAGAGAATAAAACTTAAATTGTACTT is part of the Parabacteroides sp. AD58 genome and harbors:
- a CDS encoding conjugal transfer protein TraO; its protein translation is MKKYLFLFAVCVSLALSSGQAYAQRYLPGMKGVELRGGFAGSLQSPIDWYTGFAVSGYTKRANHWVAGVEYLLKNYGYRGTSVPRAQFTAEGGYYLKFLSDPAKIFFLSVGGSALVGYETLNWGEKVLYDGSMLSHRDAFVYGGALTLELESYVTDRIVLLAHVRERVLWGSSLGKFTTQFGLGVRFIIN
- a CDS encoding toprim domain-containing protein; this translates as MDIEMIRGIPIEEFLSRLGQEPVRRHGDECWYLSPCREERTPSFHVNTRKGVWHDFGTGHGGDIFTLAGELSGCDGFMAQARFIAGVYGGTIPEYAGQKKGNKGIRAEKRKEASRFEEVVRSPLYCNVLLGYLKGRGIPAEIARAECEEVRFRLYGKRYFAVGFRNMSGGYELRSRFMKWCLPPKDISVIRNGSLTCNLFEGFIDFLSWKVLGISRGEDYLVLNSVALLERSFPYLDHYGKIRCYMDNDDAGKRTLAVLRKRYGDRIDDCSDLYAGCKDLNEYLESNFPPEQ
- a CDS encoding DUF3872 domain-containing protein; this translates as MKPIMNKKGLFALVCALMGMTFSMLTSCSDDLDVQQSYPFKVETMPVPKRIMKGETVEIRCELKREGRFSDARYTIRCFQPDGEGKLRMDDGMVLLPNDRYPLDREVFRLYYTSECEDQQSIDIYFEDNSEPAQLFQLTFDFNNEAEDEDTVVTSGGKEQPVVIVSQ
- a CDS encoding lysozyme, with the protein product MGIRAKLFAAFFAIACFGSIPLRAENPVREKQDRFSLAVECIKRFEGWHSSRHYPYVGWGHCLQPGERYSAHTMTRQQADELLRKDLRKFCAMFRQFGKDSLLLATLAYNVGPYRLLGSKKIPKSSLVKKLEAGNRNIYKEYVSFRCYKGKVVPSIERRRKVEYLLLFEE